The following DNA comes from Kitasatospora sp. NBC_01287.
CACAAACGAACCCGGCCCTACCGGCCACAGACCAACGGCAAGGTCGAACGCTTCAACCGCACCCTGCTCGACGAATGGGCCTACGCCAGGCCCTACCGCACCGAGCAGGAACGACGCGACGCCTACCCCGCCTGGCTCCACACCTACAATCACCACCGCGGACACACCGCGCTCAAGGGCCAATCACCCGCCAGCCGCGTCCCCAACCTCACGGGTCAGAACACCTAGGTCTCGCGGTCCGCAGGCCCTGGGCTCAGGCGAGTCCGGCCAGCAGCTCGCTGATCGGCTTGCGGCGGCCGGTGAAGAACGGGACCTCCTCGCGCACGTGCAGCCGGGCGCGGGACGGGCGCAGATCGCGCATCAGGTCGACGATCCGGTGCAGGTCGTCCGCCTCGAAGGCGAGCAGCCACTCGTAGTCGCCGAGCGCGAAGGAGGCGACCGTGTTGGCGCGCACGTCCGGGTAGCCGCGGGCCATCTGACCGTGCTCGGAGAGCATCGCCCGGCGCTCCTCGTCCGGCAGCAGGTACCACTCGTAGGAGCGGACGAACGGGTAGACGCAGACGTAGTCGCGCGCGTGCTCGTCGGCCAGGAAGGCCGGGATGTGCGACTTGTTGAACTCGGCGGGGCGGTGCAGCGCCATGTTCGACCAGACCGGCGCCAGCA
Coding sequences within:
- the hemQ gene encoding hydrogen peroxide-dependent heme synthase, with translation MTDTAEQTPQKKKARDLNQVIRYTMWSVFKLRDALPEDRAALATEVEELFEQLAAKDVTVRGSYDVSGLRADADLMIWWHAENSDDLQEAYNRFRRTALGRLLAPVWSNMALHRPAEFNKSHIPAFLADEHARDYVCVYPFVRSYEWYLLPDEERRAMLSEHGQMARGYPDVRANTVASFALGDYEWLLAFEADDLHRIVDLMRDLRPSRARLHVREEVPFFTGRRKPISELLAGLA